In the Malassezia vespertilionis chromosome 1, complete sequence genome, one interval contains:
- a CDS encoding uncharacterized protein (EggNog:ENOG503P0UE; COG:O; COG:T): MTSPMEMDKLLHVAQSCAPPEAIQLIVQVTEDPHTHTFAKLAEAPTIQKLALTPEGAPYVQLLRLYTTGTWADYLSMAHQLPSLSAAQVAKLRQLTILSLAYQERSLSYATMCEHIGLAKDLRESVRILEELIIEALYQNLFTGRLDGVAERLDVHSVTPRDVPRTADTHNGHDAVFGLLQALRAWRDRSSDAITALDTYKRQVEQKYDARAQTMQEDHAALTDALRNVAQSDTGMVARMRLQETYPDAMDVEANRRTHSKRRSKRTRA; the protein is encoded by the exons ATGACGAGTCCCATGGAGATGGACAAGCTATTGCATGTAGCGCAGTCGTGCGCTCCACCCGAGGCAATCCAGCTAATTGTGCAGGTGACAGAGGACCCACACACACATACATTTGCTAAGCTAGCTGAGGCGCCCACGATACAAAAG CTTGCGTTGACGCCCGAGGGTGCGCCCTATGTGCAGCTTCTACGCTTGTACACGACCGGTACGTGGGCCGACTATCTTTCCATGGCACATCAGCTTCCATCTCTTTCTGCAGCACAAGTCGCCAAGCTTCGGCAGCTCACGATCCTGAGCCTGGCCTACCAAGAGCGCTCTCTGTCCTACGCCACGATGTGCGAACACATTGGCTTAGCCAAAGATTTGCGAGAAAGTGTGCGCATACTCGAGGAGTTGATTATTGAAGCCCTTTACCAAAATTTATTTACCGGGAGACTCGATGGCGTAGCGGAACGACTCGATGTACACAGTGTAACGCCTCGAGATGTGCCACGCACCGCCGATACCCACAATGGGCACGACGCAGTCTTTGGCCTATTGCAGGCCCTGCGCGCCTGGCGCGACCGCTCATCGGATGCCATAACCGCTCTGGATACCTACAAGCGCCAAGTCGAGCAAAAAtacgacgcgcgcgctcagACAATGCAAGAGGATCACGCAGCATTGaccgacgcgctgcgcaatgtaGCCCAGTCAGATACTGGGATGGTTGCGCGTATGCGATTGCAGGAAACATACCCCGATGCGATGGATGTGGAAGCAAACCGCCGTACCCATTCCAAGCGACgctcgaagcgcacgcgtgcATAA